aaaaaagtattcatctTACAAATTGTTCTGCAATCCAAACATACAATAGCTTGGAGcacatttagaaaacaaagccAATGTAAAAAGACAGATTAAAACATCTAGAACAGTACAGGTTTTGTATGGCTCGGATTTTACGGTTTTCTTACTGCatcatcaatgtcagaaatctgtTCCTTCAGCTGACTCCACTGCTCCGGATTTAAAGAAATACCTTTCCTTCCTGGTTTCATTTCACCTTCTGGATCCATCCAATAGTCTCTAAGATCAATAAGAACTTTCTCTTTAACGTCCCAAACACTAACGTACCTCATTTTCCCAATCTGAAACATGTTATcatctctgctgctgctgctctgtttgGAAGATGACAGAGCTCTTGAAGTTTCACCAGTCTTTTGCTTCTTCGCAGGTTTTTCCGGAGCAACTTGCTTTGTCCTCTTTAACTTTTTGTCAACTTCACTGTCTGGATCACTGCCAGAAGAGCTTGAAGAAACAAGTTCCTTTGATTTAGGCATTGCTCTGCTCCTACAGTCTTGCACCCTCCTGCTCGCTCGCAACTCCCAAGAATAACTTTCTAAATTTAACTTATTATTGATACCTCTGACTATGTATCTTGGGGACACTTGATcatttaatccattcatagaaTTTATAAAGAGGAAATCAGTGTAATTGAGGTattcatcaccttaaatatttatcttgtcTTTATGCAGAAACATTTCAGTTATTCTCTTctacctattttaaaatatgcaacagATTATTGTAAACAATAGTCACCTTGTTGATCCATCAAATACTATGTCTTACTTCTTCTGTCAAACTGTATATTTGTATTCATTAATCAAACTCTCTTCATTAACTCCCCCTGCTCCTcggcctctggtaaccaccagtCTACTCTCTGTCTTCACATGATCTATGTTTtcagctcccacatatgagtgcgAACATGTGACATTTGTCTTTTATGTGCTTATTTCACTCAATAGAATTACCTCtatttcatccatgttgctatTGATACAAATGACAAGGCTTCATTTTTTATGGccgagtaatattccattgtgtatctataccacattttctttctttcattttttttttttttggagacagagtctcaagctgtcgccctgggtagagtgccatggcatcacagttcatagcaacctcaaactcttggacttaaacgattctcttgcttcaccctcctgagaagctgggactacaggctcctgccacaatgccccgctgtttttagagacaaagtcttgctctggctcaggctggtcttgaacctgtgagctcagataatccacctgcctcagcctcccagagtgctaggattacaggtgtgagccactgcacccggccaaactttttttttttttttgagacagggctcaCAATGTTGCCATGCCCTcaggtgttacagctcacagcaacctccaactcttgggcttaagcgattctcttgcctcagcctcccgagtagctgggactacaggcatccgccacaatgcccaccatttttttgttgcagttgtttagctggcctgggccaggtttgaacccgccaccctcaatgtatatgactggcaccataaccactgtgctatgggcactgagcccaatttttaaattttttgtagcaGTCAAATTTCTCTtggttgctcagtctggtctcgaactcctgacctcaagtgatcctcctattttggcctctcaaagtgctaagattataggcatgaacaacAGCATCCCACCCCACTCTTTGTATAAAAATTTAGTACAATTCAGAAATTTAATGTGAAAGCAAAGTTATAAAATTATCTGAAGAATatatatttggttttaaaatgtcCAGCGTCTTGGCTAAATGAAGACAGAACCAAGAATCAAAAGATACACGTTTTATTTACTCAAAATAGTAAAATCCAAATCATAAAAGGACATTATTATAAAACTAGGACACAAGAGAAATTAGGAGAAAACACTGTATCTTATTTACCAAAGAATTTATATCAGACTACATAAAGAGTAGAAATCTAGTAGAAAAGTAGTTAATTCACAGAATAAAGTATGAACAGCCAAAAGGATGTAGAGGTATAAAATCTTACTAGTCATcaagaaaatgatattaaaataagACTTTGCATCTACCAGAGgagcaaacattttttattttttattttttttgaggagcaaacatttttaaagattaatgtcatagggcggcgcctgtggctcagttggtaaggcgccggccccatataccgagggtgacaggttcaaacccggacccggccaaactgcaaccaaaaaatagccgggcgttgtggcgggcgcctgcagtcccagctacttgggaggctgaggcaagagaatcgcttaagcccaggagttggaggttgctgtgagctgtgtgaggccacggcactgtaccgagggccataaagtgagactctgtctctacaaaaaaaaaaaagattaatgtcATAATAAGCTGGATAAATAGAAATTGGTATTTTTATGCATAGTAAATAGGAATATAGTTTGAAGCTTTCCTGAAAGCTTGGTtggtttttttctgttaaatactTAAATATGCATACCCTTTGAGCTAATAATTCCAGTTTTAGGAATTTCCTGTGAAGAAATACTGGCATCTCTGCTCAGGGTCTTGTGCAGGAGTGTGTTCGTTGCAGCAGTTGGTGTTTGTAGTAACCAAATTTGTAAAGAACTTAAACTTTCATTAGTATGAATGGAAGTAAAACATTGAAGAGAAACATCTAATGTGGAAAAATTTAAAGGAGtttgaaaaacataaaaggtATGTTTCAGAACAGCCCTCCTATGTGACCCAGTGTGCCCATGCCAGTGATAGAAAGGGCACCGGAAGGTTACACACCAGACTCTTGCAGAAAAGGGAGTAGAGGCTTTTGCTATGAAGACTTCCATGTTGGTTGAGTGCATTCACTTTTGCCTGTGTATTTGAAAAGCTATTCTAGGTCacaacttaaaaatagctggCACATGCACTGTGAGGGAGGCAGTTAAGCAAATGTGTCCATCCttcagaggaggaaacagatAACTATTTCCAAAAGGCGATGACACTTCCTCCTGAGCCTGGTACCCAGGAGCCTCTCAGGCTGTGGTTTTGTGTTGGTTTGTTTTCTGCCCCAGGCGGCCTGTGCTGGAGGGAACCTTTACACATTGACAGTGCCTCAGCTGCACCTAGTCTCCAAAGTGCCTGTGTTTCCTAACAACTCTCTGAGTCTCACCTGCTCTCCGGACCAACAGTGGGTGTTTACATCTTCCGAGAATTTGGACCTGAGCCCAAAGGTTAGTGTCTGGTGAGCCCTCTCCCTCGGGCCTGTCGTGATGTGAGGCAGCTTGGGGTGTGGGCGGTGTGTGGGGGAGTTGCTCCTCACATAGCACCAAGCTCATAGCTGGGC
This region of Nycticebus coucang isolate mNycCou1 chromosome 2, mNycCou1.pri, whole genome shotgun sequence genomic DNA includes:
- the LOC128575854 gene encoding activated RNA polymerase II transcriptional coactivator p15-like; its protein translation is MPKSKELVSSSSSGSDPDSEVDKKLKRTKQVAPEKPAKKQKTGETSRALSSSKQSSSSRDDNMFQIGKMRYVSVWDVKEKVLIDLRDYWMDPEGEMKPGRKGISLNPEQWSQLKEQISDIDDAVRKP